From Candidatus Desulfofervidus auxilii, a single genomic window includes:
- a CDS encoding rod-binding protein — MPNIFLSPLEGNKNQIQKEQALKKACQDFEAFFIYYLLKVMRKTIPKTKLFYGGIAQDIYTSILDEQLAKKAGETNSLGLATLLYQQLSTLQKFPNILRK, encoded by the coding sequence ATGCCAAATATTTTTTTATCTCCTTTAGAAGGAAATAAAAATCAAATTCAAAAGGAACAGGCATTAAAAAAAGCTTGTCAAGATTTTGAGGCATTTTTTATTTATTATTTATTAAAAGTAATGCGAAAAACTATTCCTAAAACAAAATTGTTTTATGGTGGGATTGCCCAAGATATTTATACTTCTATATTAGATGAACAACTTGCCAAAAAAGCAGGAGAAACTAATAGCCTAGGTTTAGCAACATTACTTTATCAGCAACTTAGCACTTTACAAAAATTTCCGAACATTTTAAGAAAATAG
- a CDS encoding flagellar basal body L-ring protein FlgH: MKLKKLIIFLISIIGCATIHKTTQKTPSFVTPPPTELKKHSLLLENSPQARLFSDLRAYQVGDIITIKVVETTIAYNKAETKTSRKSEVKSGISNFFGIDLTDHTSLSASAENAFEGKGETNRSEKLITTFTAQVIKVFPNGNLLVEGKRELVINNEKRIMILRGIVRPIDISRENVVLSTHIANAEIIYKGKGVVSDKQKTGWFIRILDNIWPF, translated from the coding sequence ATGAAGCTTAAGAAATTAATAATATTTTTAATATCAATTATAGGCTGTGCCACTATTCATAAAACTACACAAAAGACTCCTTCTTTTGTTACACCACCTCCCACTGAACTTAAAAAACATTCACTTTTATTAGAAAATAGTCCTCAGGCTCGCCTTTTTTCTGACTTACGAGCATATCAAGTGGGAGACATTATTACAATTAAAGTAGTTGAAACAACTATAGCTTATAATAAAGCAGAGACAAAAACTTCACGAAAGTCAGAAGTAAAAAGTGGTATTAGCAATTTTTTTGGTATTGATTTAACAGATCATACTTCTCTTTCTGCTAGTGCTGAAAATGCCTTTGAAGGTAAAGGAGAAACTAATCGAAGTGAAAAACTTATAACAACTTTTACTGCTCAAGTAATAAAAGTATTTCCAAATGGAAATCTTTTGGTAGAAGGAAAAAGAGAATTAGTAATTAATAATGAAAAAAGAATCATGATTTTAAGAGGGATTGTGCGTCCTATTGATATTTCCCGTGAAAATGTAGTGCTTTCTACTCATATTGCTAATGCAGAAATAATTTATAAAGGTAAAGGAGTAGTATCAGACAAGCAAAAAACAGGATGGTTTATAAGAATTTTGGATAATATTTGGCCATTTTAG
- a CDS encoding cysteine hydrolase, whose translation MNKEAVLVIDMVNDFIDPKGALFCGEKVRKIIPYIKELVENKRKAGIPIIYLIDQHDPDDKEFKRFPPHCIKGTKGAEVISELAPQKGDYIIPKKRFSGFFNTELEEILKKEKITSVHVVGVCTSICVMETVSDLCDRDYEVYIHVKGVADFDEKAHSFALERMKKIFGAKIV comes from the coding sequence ATGAATAAAGAAGCTGTCTTAGTGATTGATATGGTTAATGATTTTATAGATCCAAAAGGAGCTCTTTTTTGTGGTGAAAAAGTAAGAAAGATTATTCCATATATCAAAGAACTAGTAGAAAATAAAAGAAAAGCTGGTATTCCAATTATTTATTTAATTGATCAACATGATCCAGATGATAAAGAATTTAAACGTTTTCCACCACATTGTATAAAAGGGACAAAAGGGGCAGAAGTCATATCAGAACTTGCACCACAAAAAGGCGACTATATCATACCTAAAAAAAGATTTAGTGGTTTTTTTAATACTGAACTTGAAGAAATTTTAAAAAAAGAAAAAATTACTTCTGTACATGTAGTAGGAGTATGTACTTCTATCTGTGTTATGGAGACAGTAAGTGATTTATGTGATAGGGATTATGAAGTCTATATTCATGTAAAAGGAGTAGCTGATTTTGATGAAAAAGCACATTCTTTTGCTTTAGAAAGAATGAAAAAAATCTTTGGAGCAAAAATTGTTTAA
- a CDS encoding sigma-54 dependent transcriptional regulator, protein MTSHTPQILVVDDNKEICNILKEFLEKADYHVYTAYSGEEALHIIENNVIDIVISDLRMPGIDGIQLIKHIKAFDPTIDVVMLTGYPSIDTAVESVKLGAYDYLTKPIDFRRLKVMLEKLLEQRALKKRISLLEKKFSGDYVFEGMVGQSLAMLNIFATIKHVAKYPISILITGETGTGKEMVARAIHNLSRRANKPFITVNCAGLVETLLESELFGHVKGAFTGALRDKPGLFEIADQGTIFLDEIGDMPLSLQSKLLRVLEHHEIQRVGDVKVKKVDVRVIAATNRDLKKMVEEGKYRKDLFYRLNVVHIHIPPLRERKEDIPILCQYFIKQLNQEIGKGIKGLDIQVSELFQQLPWDGNIRELKNVLERAYIMATGEHITLKDLPLEYRQRKLDKISFADLPVQTTLAEMEKKYIMKVLKLTSGNRSQAARILGVSRRSLYRKLKKYGLI, encoded by the coding sequence ATGACGAGTCATACCCCTCAAATTTTAGTTGTGGATGATAATAAAGAGATTTGTAATATATTAAAAGAGTTTTTGGAAAAGGCTGATTATCATGTTTATACTGCCTATAGTGGAGAAGAAGCTTTACATATTATTGAGAACAATGTTATTGATATTGTTATTTCAGATTTACGTATGCCTGGTATTGATGGAATTCAGCTTATTAAACATATAAAGGCATTTGACCCAACTATTGATGTAGTAATGTTAACTGGTTACCCTTCTATTGATACAGCAGTAGAGTCAGTAAAACTTGGAGCTTATGATTATCTTACAAAACCTATAGATTTCCGCAGATTAAAAGTAATGTTAGAAAAACTTTTAGAACAACGTGCACTTAAAAAGAGGATTTCTCTTTTAGAGAAAAAATTCAGTGGAGATTATGTATTTGAAGGTATGGTTGGGCAAAGTTTAGCTATGCTTAATATATTTGCCACTATTAAACATGTAGCTAAATATCCAATTAGTATTCTTATTACTGGTGAAACAGGTACTGGCAAAGAGATGGTAGCTAGAGCCATTCATAATCTTAGTCGTCGAGCAAATAAACCATTTATTACAGTAAATTGCGCAGGTCTAGTTGAAACTCTTTTAGAAAGTGAATTATTTGGACATGTTAAAGGTGCATTTACAGGTGCTTTAAGAGATAAGCCAGGGCTTTTTGAAATTGCTGATCAAGGTACTATCTTTTTAGATGAAATTGGTGATATGCCACTTTCTTTACAAAGTAAATTACTTAGAGTTCTTGAACATCATGAAATACAACGAGTAGGTGATGTTAAAGTAAAGAAAGTGGATGTAAGGGTAATTGCAGCCACTAATCGAGATTTGAAGAAAATGGTAGAAGAAGGAAAATACAGAAAAGACCTTTTTTATCGATTAAATGTAGTCCATATCCATATACCTCCTTTAAGAGAAAGAAAAGAAGATATCCCTATTCTATGTCAGTATTTTATTAAACAATTAAATCAAGAGATAGGAAAAGGAATAAAAGGATTAGATATTCAAGTTAGTGAATTATTCCAACAATTACCTTGGGATGGAAATATTAGAGAATTAAAGAATGTTTTAGAAAGAGCCTATATTATGGCTACTGGAGAACATATTACTTTAAAAGATTTACCTCTAGAATATCGCCAAAGAAAATTAGATAAAATTTCCTTTGCAGATCTTCCAGTTCAAACCACATTGGCAGAGATGGAAAAGAAATACATAATGAAAGTATTAAAACTTACTTCTGGCAATCGTTCTCAAGCTGCTCGCATTTTAGGTGTAAGCCGACGTTCTCTTTATAGAAAATTAAAAAAATATGGTTTGATTTAG
- a CDS encoding PLD nuclease N-terminal domain-containing protein, giving the protein MANLTLKQWILLIIIFLLPMVPNFWAIIELFLKRTSRLYLKTFWLGVVIFIPCLGGLSYLFFGRRMFKEKKDE; this is encoded by the coding sequence ATGGCAAATTTAACATTAAAACAGTGGATTTTACTAATCATTATTTTTCTTCTTCCAATGGTGCCTAATTTTTGGGCAATTATTGAATTGTTCCTCAAAAGAACTTCTAGGTTATATTTAAAAACATTTTGGCTTGGTGTTGTTATTTTTATCCCTTGCCTTGGTGGTCTATCTTATTTATTTTTTGGCCGTCGCATGTTTAAGGAGAAAAAAGATGAATAA
- the flgK gene encoding flagellar hook-associated protein FlgK produces the protein MHGIYGLIDIGISAIRASQMALMVTGDNIANAENPKFCRRQIIFQEKPPLLSLPLLIGRGSEVTNVKRAYDSFLARQWRQELGILGYYEVKEETLGRLETIFNEAEGGLSESLNAFWNAWEEISADPTNMVNRYNLINTTKTLTATFQRMSNNLKELRKEMDTEIKNIIEEINTIIQQIAYLNEKIKAIEVKGVNANNFRDERDDLIRKISELANVTAFEDEGMVTVLIGGVAVVQEKNAYSLTVETGSEGFYHIVWYGESGLRVDVTDRIDGGKLGGFLEMRDEIIPQYQNDLDRLAYNLVTEINSQHQLGYGLDGSTGNDFFEPLTGTNDAASLIQISSIIEMTPEAIAAASAAGEPGNNENALAIIDLKETAIAGLDNFTFNDFYYSLVGAAGSIAKDSQLNLEYQKLVIKEIENSFEAVSGVSLDEEAANLVRFQQMYTASARLISLADEMMEILVNLGA, from the coding sequence ATGCACGGCATATATGGTCTTATTGATATAGGTATTAGTGCTATAAGGGCTTCACAGATGGCCCTTATGGTTACTGGAGATAATATTGCTAATGCAGAAAATCCTAAATTTTGTCGTCGTCAAATAATCTTTCAAGAAAAACCTCCATTACTTTCTCTGCCACTTTTAATTGGTCGAGGGTCAGAAGTAACTAATGTTAAACGTGCTTATGATTCATTTTTAGCAAGACAATGGCGTCAAGAACTGGGTATCTTAGGTTATTATGAAGTAAAAGAAGAAACTTTAGGGCGTTTAGAAACAATATTTAATGAAGCTGAAGGAGGATTAAGTGAATCTCTTAATGCTTTTTGGAATGCTTGGGAAGAAATCAGTGCTGATCCAACAAATATGGTAAATCGTTATAATTTAATTAATACAACAAAGACACTTACAGCTACCTTCCAAAGAATGAGTAACAATTTAAAAGAATTACGTAAAGAAATGGATACTGAAATAAAAAATATTATTGAAGAAATAAATACTATTATTCAACAAATTGCCTATTTGAATGAAAAAATAAAGGCTATTGAAGTTAAAGGTGTAAATGCTAATAATTTTCGTGATGAAAGAGATGATTTAATAAGAAAAATTTCAGAGTTAGCAAATGTTACTGCCTTTGAAGATGAAGGAATGGTGACAGTACTTATTGGAGGAGTTGCTGTTGTTCAAGAAAAAAATGCTTACTCTCTTACTGTTGAGACAGGTAGTGAAGGATTTTATCATATAGTTTGGTATGGTGAAAGTGGTTTAAGGGTTGATGTTACTGACCGTATTGATGGTGGGAAATTAGGTGGTTTTTTAGAGATGAGAGATGAAATTATCCCTCAATATCAAAATGATTTAGATCGCCTTGCTTATAATCTAGTTACAGAAATAAATTCACAACATCAATTGGGTTATGGATTAGATGGCTCTACAGGTAATGATTTTTTTGAACCTTTAACTGGAACAAATGATGCAGCAAGTCTTATTCAGATAAGTTCAATTATAGAAATGACACCTGAAGCTATTGCTGCAGCATCAGCTGCTGGTGAACCAGGTAATAATGAAAATGCATTAGCTATTATTGATTTAAAAGAAACAGCTATAGCTGGTTTAGATAATTTTACTTTTAATGACTTTTATTATTCTTTAGTAGGAGCAGCAGGCAGTATTGCTAAAGATAGTCAACTTAATCTTGAATATCAAAAGTTGGTTATAAAAGAGATAGAAAATAGCTTTGAAGCTGTTTCTGGTGTTTCCTTAGATGAAGAAGCAGCTAATTTAGTAAGATTCCAACAAATGTACACTGCTTCAGCTAGATTGATTTCTTTAGCAGATGAAATGATGGAAATTTTAGTTAATCTGGGGGCCTAA
- a CDS encoding acylphosphatase encodes MEKARAHVIITGKVQGVFFRASTQDEAVRLGLTGWVKNRPDGAVEAVFEGDKKSIEEIIKWCHSGPPWARVKEVKISWEPYKGEFARFSIIY; translated from the coding sequence ATGGAGAAGGCACGAGCTCATGTCATAATTACAGGAAAAGTTCAAGGAGTATTTTTTCGTGCCTCCACTCAAGATGAAGCAGTAAGACTTGGTCTTACTGGTTGGGTAAAAAACAGACCAGATGGTGCAGTAGAAGCAGTATTTGAAGGAGATAAAAAATCTATTGAAGAAATCATTAAATGGTGCCATTCTGGTCCACCTTGGGCTAGAGTGAAAGAAGTAAAAATAAGTTGGGAACCTTATAAAGGCGAATTTGCAAGGTTTTCGATTATTTATTAG
- a CDS encoding flagellar basal body P-ring protein FlgI yields the protein MKKLFLIILILIPLNVLGARLKDIGYIYGVRENQLIGYGLVVGLAGTGDREQTIFPIQSLVNMLERFGVKVDPKQIRTRNVAAVMVTAEVPPFAKIGMKLDALVSSMGDAKSLEGGVLLMTPLRGPDGNIYAIAQGPISVGGFAARGAGARVRKNFLTVGRVVGGVTIEREIPINFMENGKLYFILNEPDFNTAAQVANVINEELNAYVAEAIDASTVKIVIPNEYLTSPVDLIARLENLTVAPSSIAKVVINERTGTVVIGENVHISTVAVAQGGLSVIIKETPKISQPMPFSAGETVETFETEIEIKEEKTPLYLVPPAATIGELVRALNAIGATPRDLIAILQAIKAAGALHAELEVI from the coding sequence ATGAAAAAACTATTTTTAATTATTTTAATTTTAATCCCATTAAATGTTTTAGGTGCTCGTTTAAAAGATATTGGTTATATTTATGGTGTAAGGGAAAATCAGCTTATTGGTTATGGTTTAGTAGTAGGACTTGCAGGTACAGGAGATCGAGAACAAACAATATTTCCCATTCAATCATTAGTAAATATGCTTGAAAGATTTGGAGTAAAAGTTGATCCTAAGCAAATTCGTACTCGTAATGTGGCTGCTGTTATGGTTACAGCCGAAGTTCCACCATTTGCTAAAATAGGTATGAAATTAGATGCTCTTGTATCATCTATGGGTGATGCTAAAAGCCTTGAAGGGGGTGTGTTATTAATGACACCTTTAAGAGGACCTGATGGCAACATTTATGCTATTGCTCAAGGTCCCATTTCAGTAGGAGGTTTTGCAGCACGAGGTGCTGGAGCAAGGGTTCGGAAAAACTTTCTTACTGTAGGTCGAGTTGTTGGAGGGGTAACAATAGAAAGAGAAATCCCTATAAATTTTATGGAAAATGGCAAACTTTATTTTATTTTAAATGAACCAGATTTTAATACAGCAGCCCAAGTTGCAAATGTGATCAATGAAGAACTTAATGCTTATGTTGCTGAAGCTATAGATGCTAGTACAGTAAAAATTGTTATTCCTAATGAGTATCTAACAAGTCCAGTAGATTTAATAGCTAGATTAGAAAACCTAACTGTTGCTCCAAGTTCTATAGCTAAAGTAGTAATTAATGAACGCACTGGTACAGTTGTAATCGGTGAAAATGTTCATATTTCTACTGTAGCAGTTGCACAAGGAGGTTTAAGTGTAATTATTAAAGAAACTCCAAAAATTTCTCAACCAATGCCATTTTCAGCAGGAGAAACAGTAGAAACATTTGAAACAGAAATAGAAATAAAAGAAGAAAAAACACCTCTTTATCTTGTACCTCCTGCTGCTACTATTGGTGAGCTTGTGCGAGCTCTTAATGCTATTGGAGCCACACCACGCGATTTAATTGCTATCTTACAAGCAATAAAAGCAGCCGGTGCCTTACATGCTGAATTGGAGGTGATATAA
- the flgL gene encoding flagellar hook-associated protein FlgL produces the protein MRVTHHMLYQNFLFHLEYLNKHLKDNFEKIASGKKIIKPSDDPFGMSKALTYKAQLADIEQYKRNIQTAISWQNATETALQAMTNLLIETKEIAISQGSDTATAETRAMLAVQVGELKKQALQIANTKLGNQYIFAGYLTDTQPFVETDNNYHGDEKQIKVNISPYMQLSFNIPGSVFTDGVNIFQMFDDLKTALESNDAETIRYLIGTIDEAIKQITTAHANLGSLMNRFESVKNELNNSYVDITAYLSETEDSDLSKAASSLAMYQTAYQSTLAGMARIMQVNLFNYLS, from the coding sequence ATGCGTGTCACTCATCACATGCTTTATCAAAATTTTCTTTTCCATTTGGAATATTTAAACAAACATTTAAAAGATAATTTTGAAAAGATTGCTTCAGGTAAAAAGATTATCAAACCATCAGATGATCCTTTTGGTATGAGCAAAGCCCTTACTTATAAAGCTCAATTAGCAGATATAGAGCAATATAAACGAAATATCCAAACTGCTATTTCTTGGCAAAATGCAACAGAAACAGCTTTACAGGCAATGACCAATTTATTGATTGAGACAAAAGAAATAGCTATCTCTCAAGGAAGTGATACAGCTACAGCAGAAACAAGAGCAATGTTGGCAGTTCAAGTAGGAGAACTAAAAAAACAAGCATTGCAGATTGCTAATACAAAATTAGGTAATCAATATATATTTGCTGGCTATTTAACAGATACACAACCTTTTGTAGAGACAGATAACAATTATCATGGAGATGAAAAACAAATCAAAGTAAATATCAGTCCATATATGCAGCTTTCTTTTAATATTCCAGGAAGTGTTTTTACTGATGGAGTCAATATATTTCAAATGTTTGACGACTTAAAAACAGCTCTTGAAAGCAATGATGCTGAAACTATAAGATATTTGATTGGAACAATAGATGAAGCAATTAAACAAATTACAACCGCTCATGCTAATTTAGGTAGTCTTATGAATCGTTTTGAGAGTGTAAAAAATGAACTAAATAATTCTTATGTTGATATTACAGCATATCTCTCTGAAACAGAGGATAGTGATTTAAGTAAAGCAGCTTCCTCTTTAGCTATGTATCAAACAGCATATCAATCTACATTAGCTGGTATGGCTAGGATTATGCAAGTTAATCTTTTTAATTACTTAAGCTAA
- the flgA gene encoding flagellar basal body P-ring formation chaperone FlgA yields the protein MMRIILTFFVFLLIILPLNAEILHIKIPSEIKVKNSIVRLADIVEEPNKLPKVWQKMVLGNIVNPGGSLEISRDYLKARLLQAGVFLEDWTLEMPNKVKIIRDYLLISREKIEKIAYRCVYERHPWKNYLKILEIKAPSDVILPSGKVSFFCQFPSQKQFLSSFSLPIAFSINGQIVNRTWVTVKAKISLPVVVTLRPLARGEVIKKEDVKIEKREFSKINPRMFSRLEEVIGKRMKVSIGAGEILTYAQVQPIPLIHRGDIVTIVAESPVLKVTVKGRAKEDGCRGDLIKVLNLNSKKIVYGRVIDNHTVKVEF from the coding sequence ATGATGAGGATTATTTTAACATTTTTTGTTTTTCTTTTAATAATATTACCTTTAAATGCTGAAATTTTACATATAAAAATACCTTCAGAAATAAAAGTAAAAAATTCTATTGTTCGATTAGCTGATATTGTTGAAGAGCCAAATAAGCTACCAAAAGTTTGGCAGAAAATGGTTTTAGGAAATATTGTCAATCCTGGTGGTAGTCTTGAGATTTCGAGAGATTATTTAAAAGCAAGGCTTTTACAGGCAGGGGTTTTTCTTGAAGATTGGACATTAGAAATGCCAAATAAGGTAAAAATTATACGAGATTATTTGCTTATTTCTAGAGAGAAGATAGAAAAGATTGCCTATCGTTGTGTTTATGAAAGACATCCTTGGAAAAATTATCTTAAAATTTTAGAAATAAAAGCACCTTCAGATGTAATTTTACCTTCTGGTAAAGTAAGCTTTTTTTGCCAATTTCCTAGTCAAAAACAATTTTTAAGTAGTTTTTCTCTTCCAATTGCATTTTCTATAAATGGTCAAATAGTAAATAGAACTTGGGTTACAGTAAAAGCTAAAATAAGTCTACCAGTGGTAGTGACATTACGTCCCTTAGCTAGAGGAGAAGTAATAAAAAAAGAAGATGTTAAAATTGAAAAAAGAGAATTTTCTAAAATAAATCCTAGAATGTTTTCTCGTTTAGAAGAAGTTATTGGTAAAAGGATGAAAGTAAGTATTGGTGCTGGTGAAATACTTACTTATGCACAAGTGCAACCTATTCCTTTAATTCATCGAGGTGATATTGTAACTATTGTAGCTGAATCTCCAGTGTTAAAAGTGACAGTTAAAGGTAGGGCAAAAGAAGATGGATGCAGGGGAGATTTAATTAAAGTTTTAAATTTAAATTCTAAAAAAATTGTTTATGGACGAGTAATTGACAATCATACCGTTAAAGTGGAGTTTTAA
- the flgM gene encoding flagellar biosynthesis anti-sigma factor FlgM — translation MKISKKTVGLEPGYLEQMKSVQEKVNVKKVSKFNKVKEKVEISAKAQELQKFKKILKEIPAVRKEKVAELKEALEKGVYQVNNKKLAVKILQEGILNIFKVK, via the coding sequence ATGAAGATTTCTAAAAAGACTGTGGGATTAGAACCTGGTTATCTTGAACAAATGAAAAGTGTTCAAGAAAAGGTTAATGTAAAGAAGGTATCTAAATTTAACAAAGTTAAAGAAAAAGTAGAAATTTCAGCTAAAGCTCAAGAACTGCAAAAATTTAAAAAGATATTAAAAGAAATACCTGCTGTAAGGAAAGAAAAAGTAGCAGAATTGAAAGAAGCTTTAGAAAAAGGCGTCTATCAAGTGAATAACAAAAAATTGGCAGTAAAAATCCTTCAAGAAGGTATTTTAAATATTTTTAAAGTTAAATAA
- the recN gene encoding DNA repair protein RecN, whose protein sequence is MLQSLHIEHLAIIDHLEMDFSPGLNIITGETGAGKSIIINAIKLLWGERASAELIRYGEETAIIEALFLLDEPIIQLLQEKGFNVSKELLIKRIINRSGRSKVFINDQLVTLPILNQITKNLFTLSGQYEYQNILSSEYQLSLLDNFCDLEEKKIFQEIYKKLIRLIEQKKKILEKIAYYQEKQELLKFQQRELEEAKLQIGEEEELLQEREILRNAEFLKKVAENGYLQLYGGERTVIEVLANLQKQMEIAASYEPKWQEWLKTLKDCFYQLEDIAHVLKNYKESMVFEPDKLERIERRLAELNELKNKYKAKSIAELLEIKEKIEKELNSSEDLNIFLEQLDKEIFSLKEKLAKLAEELTEKRKKAAKFFENLLQDYLKNLGMPYARCEIKFTPLKIGLLLKENLWVNEEGAEEIEFLFSANLGEPSKPLAKIASGGELSRFLLALKTILGKKAGTETVIFDEIDTGVGGDLGSIIGRHLKELSKHYQIICITHLPQIACYGDAHFKVEKQIISGRTVTGVRLLKKDEKIRELVRMLGGKPSSYIYAQSLIEQANK, encoded by the coding sequence ATGCTTCAAAGCTTACATATAGAACATTTGGCTATTATTGATCATTTAGAAATGGATTTTTCTCCTGGCCTTAATATTATTACTGGTGAAACAGGGGCAGGAAAGTCCATTATTATCAATGCTATCAAATTGCTTTGGGGAGAAAGAGCAAGTGCAGAGCTGATAAGATATGGGGAAGAAACAGCAATAATAGAAGCCTTATTTTTATTAGATGAACCTATCATTCAATTGTTACAAGAAAAAGGATTTAATGTTTCTAAAGAGTTGCTTATAAAGAGAATTATTAATCGTAGTGGAAGAAGTAAAGTTTTTATCAATGATCAATTAGTTACTTTACCCATTTTGAATCAAATAACTAAAAATCTTTTTACTTTATCAGGACAGTATGAATATCAAAATATCCTTTCATCAGAATATCAATTATCATTGTTAGATAATTTTTGTGATTTAGAAGAAAAGAAAATCTTTCAAGAAATATATAAAAAATTAATTAGACTTATTGAACAAAAAAAGAAAATTTTAGAAAAAATTGCCTATTATCAAGAAAAACAAGAATTACTTAAATTTCAACAAAGAGAGCTTGAAGAAGCAAAGTTACAAATAGGTGAAGAAGAAGAATTATTGCAAGAAAGAGAAATTTTGCGAAATGCTGAATTTTTAAAAAAAGTAGCAGAAAATGGATACCTACAACTTTATGGTGGAGAAAGAACAGTAATTGAAGTTTTAGCCAATTTACAAAAGCAAATGGAAATAGCTGCAAGTTATGAACCTAAATGGCAAGAATGGCTTAAAACATTAAAAGATTGTTTTTATCAATTGGAAGATATTGCTCATGTTTTAAAAAATTATAAAGAATCTATGGTTTTTGAACCAGATAAACTTGAGAGGATAGAAAGACGTTTAGCAGAATTAAATGAATTGAAAAATAAATATAAAGCAAAAAGTATAGCTGAATTATTGGAAATAAAAGAAAAAATAGAAAAAGAATTAAATTCTAGCGAAGATTTAAATATTTTCCTTGAGCAATTAGATAAAGAGATTTTTTCTCTTAAAGAAAAATTAGCTAAATTAGCCGAAGAATTAACAGAAAAGAGAAAAAAAGCAGCTAAGTTTTTTGAGAATCTATTGCAAGATTATCTTAAAAATTTAGGAATGCCATATGCTAGATGTGAAATTAAATTTACTCCTTTAAAAATAGGTTTACTTTTAAAAGAAAATCTTTGGGTAAATGAAGAAGGAGCTGAAGAGATAGAGTTTCTTTTTTCTGCCAATTTAGGTGAGCCATCAAAACCTCTTGCTAAGATTGCTTCAGGTGGTGAATTATCTCGATTTTTATTAGCATTGAAGACAATTCTTGGTAAAAAAGCTGGTACAGAGACTGTAATTTTTGATGAAATTGATACAGGTGTTGGTGGAGATTTAGGTAGTATTATTGGTCGTCATTTAAAAGAATTATCAAAGCATTATCAAATAATCTGTATTACTCATTTACCTCAGATTGCATGTTATGGAGATGCCCATTTTAAAGTAGAAAAACAAATAATTTCTGGTCGTACGGTTACTGGCGTACGCTTACTTAAAAAAGATGAAAAAATAAGAGAACTCGTACGCATGCTTGGCGGGAAACCATCTTCATATATTTATGCTCAATCTTTAATTGAACAGGCTAATAAATAA